One genomic window of Halorubrum hochsteinianum includes the following:
- the pyrE gene encoding orotate phosphoribosyltransferase, giving the protein MTDDDRRSELIAALTAADAVRFGEFELSHGGTSDYYVDKYLFETDPDALTLVAEAFADRLAETDAKLAGVALGAVPLVAVTAAELGRPYVIARKQAKEYGTGNRIEGRLDEGEEVIVIEDIATTGQSAVDAVEALREAGATVDRVLVVVDREEGAAELLADHDVELESLLTASELLAERDEEGE; this is encoded by the coding sequence ATGACCGACGACGACCGGCGGTCGGAGCTGATCGCGGCGCTCACCGCGGCCGACGCCGTCCGCTTCGGCGAGTTCGAGCTGTCGCACGGCGGGACGAGCGACTACTACGTCGACAAGTACCTGTTCGAGACCGACCCGGACGCGCTGACGCTCGTCGCCGAGGCGTTCGCCGACCGGCTCGCGGAGACGGACGCGAAGCTCGCGGGCGTCGCGCTGGGAGCGGTGCCGCTCGTGGCCGTCACAGCCGCTGAGCTGGGCCGCCCGTACGTCATCGCCCGCAAGCAGGCGAAGGAGTACGGGACCGGGAACCGCATTGAGGGGCGGCTCGACGAGGGCGAGGAAGTGATCGTCATCGAGGATATCGCCACGACCGGGCAGTCCGCGGTCGACGCCGTCGAGGCGCTCCGCGAGGCGGGCGCGACGGTGGACCGCGTGCTGGTCGTCGTCGACCGCGAGGAAGGCGCGGCGGAGCTGCTCGCCGACCACGACGTCGAACTGGAGTCGCTGCTCACGGCGTCGGAGCTGCTGGCGGAGCGGGACGAGGAGGGGGAGTAA
- a CDS encoding PAS domain-containing protein, which translates to MTAEGTVVHVGEPVDAAWGTLPEGTRTVEDPESPEFGRGEAASAVVVRLAEPAESDGRAEGGESDRTDRNGRTGRSDRTDAGGRVAGLAAAPVGIEAVRERCPDARILAYTVRDDPDAAIDASRLGVEYVSGRRLAADGETLADRVERAERRGDSDGDRSERAEPEEQRPDRDGPGESEPGRDGPGESEPDREFLEPFVRIISDRSTGFDATVDALLDLGRDHLDLSIGYASQIDGDRIGLRRYRDPTSLVDSLAADELDADGMVPLELTYCRETVRGALPGDPDGEDGGDRVFSLTDPEAEGLGDHPSYERFGVGSYVGGRVVVDEEVFGTICFLDPESRDRPFDAAEELFVELLAAWLGRAIERRLAGEQREAAIERFEETLDRIDDGFFALDDEWRFTYVNERAATLLNRTREELLGADVWDEFPAALGEAYERHYRRAMETQEPVSFEDYYEPLDLWTEVTAYPSADGLSVFFADVTDRKRREHTLERLLGTVEELQRTGDREAVAERLIEAADEVLGYRISGVRLFDADTGRLRLAATSDGVGDRFSAGRGPRRPGEGITGRAFEFGETRIVDDLAAGEELAADEERDYYGMRSAIAVPLGGHGVLVVGSTEPESFGEDDVSVLELLATNAVAAMDANERRRRLRTYEDALKNVDDMVCVLDRDGAVTYATAPFVAWVGAADLDGVVGRRLDALVNEEDAPRVADAVAALTDAATGTGGGPEPTRTVELTVDREGSGRPRHGQLRLSALSDHGSGLVGSLSDTTDLRRTRTELSAERDRFRRLFDQIPDPVMEVVLEEEETVIDGVNPAFESRFGADEATLRGQPIGALDIHDSRLGDREARGGGATDLDALVRERGFATEEVRRQTVDGPREFLFRGFSYETEGARRAFGIYTDITDRKRRERYVRIVNRILRHNLRNELNVVFGFAGEIADRTDDDRIRDYARRIETTGKRLSGVAEGAATLRRVVEEGYATDPEPVDIGAVVEEIVARRAAERPDARVTADVPSGIAVSGDDRLAIAIDHLVENALEHGGDAPRVAVTAERDPDAEVVRVSVADDGPGIPSAVREVIAEDREVTQLRHNTGVGLWIAAWVVEAYGGDIRFDTGLDGEGTTVTLVLPAAERDGSGLADGEAEE; encoded by the coding sequence ATGACGGCTGAGGGAACGGTCGTCCACGTCGGCGAGCCGGTCGACGCCGCGTGGGGGACGCTCCCGGAGGGGACGCGAACGGTCGAGGACCCCGAGAGTCCCGAGTTCGGTCGCGGCGAGGCCGCGAGCGCCGTCGTCGTTCGACTGGCGGAGCCCGCCGAGTCCGACGGCCGCGCCGAGGGCGGCGAGAGCGACCGGACCGATCGAAACGGGCGGACCGGGCGGAGCGACCGGACCGACGCCGGCGGCCGCGTCGCCGGTCTCGCGGCCGCGCCGGTCGGGATCGAGGCGGTCCGGGAGCGCTGCCCGGACGCGCGGATCCTCGCGTACACCGTCCGCGACGACCCCGACGCCGCCATCGACGCGAGCCGCCTCGGGGTCGAGTACGTCTCCGGGCGGCGGCTCGCGGCCGACGGCGAGACGCTCGCGGACCGGGTGGAGCGCGCAGAGCGGAGAGGCGACTCCGACGGGGACCGGAGCGAGCGAGCCGAACCAGAGGAGCAGAGGCCGGACCGCGACGGGCCCGGGGAGTCGGAGCCGGGCCGCGACGGGCCCGGGGAGTCGGAGCCGGACCGCGAGTTCCTCGAACCGTTCGTGCGGATCATCTCCGACCGGTCCACGGGGTTCGACGCGACGGTCGACGCGCTGCTCGACCTCGGTCGGGACCACCTCGACCTGTCTATCGGCTACGCCTCGCAGATCGACGGCGACCGGATCGGGCTCCGCCGGTACCGGGACCCGACCAGCCTCGTCGACTCGCTTGCGGCGGACGAGCTCGATGCCGACGGCATGGTCCCGCTCGAACTGACATACTGTCGAGAGACCGTGCGGGGCGCGCTCCCGGGCGACCCCGACGGCGAAGACGGGGGCGACCGCGTGTTCTCGCTCACCGACCCCGAGGCCGAGGGGCTGGGAGACCACCCCTCCTACGAGCGGTTCGGCGTCGGCAGCTACGTCGGGGGGCGAGTCGTCGTCGACGAGGAGGTCTTCGGGACGATCTGTTTCCTCGACCCCGAGTCGCGGGACCGACCGTTCGACGCCGCGGAGGAGCTGTTCGTCGAACTGCTCGCCGCGTGGCTCGGGCGGGCGATCGAGCGCCGGCTGGCGGGGGAACAGCGCGAGGCCGCGATCGAGCGGTTCGAGGAGACGCTCGACCGGATCGACGACGGGTTCTTCGCGCTCGACGACGAGTGGCGGTTCACCTACGTCAACGAGCGGGCGGCGACGCTGCTCAACCGCACCCGAGAAGAGCTGCTCGGGGCCGATGTCTGGGACGAGTTCCCGGCCGCGCTGGGGGAGGCGTACGAGCGCCACTACCGCCGGGCGATGGAGACGCAGGAGCCGGTGTCGTTCGAGGACTACTACGAGCCGCTCGACCTGTGGACCGAGGTGACGGCGTACCCCTCGGCCGACGGGCTCTCCGTGTTCTTCGCGGACGTCACGGACCGGAAGCGCCGCGAGCACACGCTCGAACGCCTGCTCGGGACCGTCGAGGAGCTACAGCGGACCGGCGACCGCGAGGCCGTCGCGGAGCGGCTGATCGAGGCGGCCGACGAGGTGCTCGGGTACCGGATAAGCGGCGTGCGGCTCTTCGACGCCGACACGGGCCGACTCCGCCTCGCCGCCACGAGCGACGGGGTCGGCGACCGGTTCTCGGCCGGCCGCGGGCCGCGGCGGCCCGGCGAGGGGATCACCGGACGGGCCTTCGAGTTCGGGGAGACCCGGATCGTCGACGACCTCGCCGCGGGCGAGGAACTGGCCGCGGACGAGGAGCGCGACTACTACGGGATGCGCTCGGCGATCGCCGTCCCGCTCGGCGGCCACGGCGTGTTGGTCGTCGGCTCCACGGAGCCGGAGAGCTTCGGCGAGGACGACGTCTCCGTGCTCGAACTGCTGGCGACGAACGCGGTGGCCGCGATGGACGCCAACGAGCGGCGACGGCGGCTCCGCACCTACGAGGACGCGCTGAAGAACGTCGACGACATGGTCTGCGTCCTCGACCGGGACGGCGCGGTCACGTACGCCACCGCGCCGTTCGTCGCGTGGGTCGGCGCGGCCGACCTCGACGGCGTCGTCGGTCGCCGGCTCGACGCGCTCGTGAACGAGGAGGACGCGCCGCGGGTGGCCGACGCGGTCGCGGCGCTCACCGACGCCGCGACGGGGACCGGCGGGGGGCCGGAGCCGACCCGGACGGTCGAGTTGACCGTCGACCGCGAGGGGAGCGGCCGGCCGCGGCACGGCCAGTTGCGGCTGTCGGCGCTGTCCGACCACGGGAGCGGGCTCGTCGGGTCGCTGTCGGACACGACCGATCTCCGTCGGACGCGGACCGAGCTGTCGGCCGAGCGCGACCGCTTCAGGCGGCTGTTCGACCAGATCCCGGACCCGGTGATGGAGGTCGTCCTCGAGGAAGAGGAGACGGTGATCGACGGGGTGAACCCCGCGTTCGAGTCGCGGTTCGGCGCGGACGAGGCGACGCTCCGGGGCCAGCCGATCGGGGCGTTGGACATCCACGACAGCCGGCTTGGCGACCGCGAGGCGCGCGGCGGCGGGGCGACCGACCTCGACGCGCTGGTCCGCGAGCGCGGGTTCGCGACCGAGGAGGTCCGGCGACAGACCGTCGACGGACCGCGGGAGTTCCTCTTCCGCGGGTTCAGCTACGAGACCGAGGGCGCGCGTCGCGCGTTCGGCATCTACACCGACATCACCGACCGGAAGCGCCGCGAGCGGTACGTCCGGATCGTCAACCGGATCCTCAGGCACAACCTGCGAAACGAGCTGAACGTCGTGTTCGGCTTCGCGGGCGAGATCGCCGACCGGACGGACGACGACCGAATCCGCGACTACGCCCGGCGGATCGAGACCACCGGCAAGCGGCTCAGCGGCGTCGCCGAGGGGGCCGCCACCCTCCGACGCGTCGTCGAGGAGGGGTACGCGACCGACCCGGAACCGGTCGACATCGGCGCGGTCGTCGAGGAGATCGTCGCCCGCCGCGCGGCCGAGCGCCCGGACGCGCGCGTCACCGCGGACGTTCCGAGCGGAATCGCGGTCAGCGGCGACGACCGGCTCGCGATCGCGATCGACCACCTCGTCGAGAACGCGCTCGAACACGGCGGCGACGCGCCCCGCGTCGCGGTGACCGCCGAGCGCGACCCCGACGCCGAGGTCGTGCGGGTGAGCGTCGCCGACGACGGGCCGGGCATCCCGAGCGCGGTCCGGGAGGTGATCGCCGAGGACCGCGAGGTGACCCAGCTCCGGCACAACACCGGCGTCGGGCTGTGGATCGCCGCGTGGGTCGTGGAGGCGTACGGCGGCGACATCCGGTTCGACACCGGACTCGACGGCGAGGGGACGACCGTGACGCTCGTCCTCCCGGCGGCCGAGCGGGACGGGTCGGGGCTCGCCGACGGGGAGGCGGAGGAGTAA
- a CDS encoding AAA family ATPase: MDVPEAADACDRVVSEVGGAVVADREFLERVTLGILARGHVLLEDVPGTGKTLSARSFATALGLEFSRVQFTPDLLPADVTGTNVFDEGDGSFAFSPGPIFANVVLADEINRAPPKTQAALLEAMEEGQVTVDGETHDLPSPFYVIATQNPVESEGAFPLPEAQLDRFTIKTSIGYPDEAGELELLRRRAGRVEQSPSVDRVLDPDAVTALREVPESVRVDDDLLRYAASLARATREDRRVEAGVSPRGTQRLFETARAAAVIAGREFVTPDDVKRVAEPTLAHRLVLTPDAAVNDVDERDVIADVLDRITVPTVDAPEA, from the coding sequence ATGGACGTCCCCGAAGCGGCCGACGCCTGCGACCGCGTCGTCAGCGAGGTCGGCGGCGCGGTCGTCGCCGACCGCGAGTTCTTGGAGCGCGTCACGCTCGGCATCCTCGCCCGCGGCCACGTCCTCCTCGAAGACGTGCCCGGGACCGGCAAGACCCTCTCGGCGCGGTCGTTCGCGACCGCGCTCGGCCTGGAGTTCTCGCGGGTCCAGTTCACGCCCGACCTCCTCCCGGCCGACGTGACCGGGACCAACGTGTTCGACGAGGGCGACGGCTCCTTCGCGTTCTCGCCCGGCCCGATCTTCGCGAACGTCGTCCTCGCCGACGAGATCAACCGCGCGCCGCCGAAGACGCAGGCCGCCCTGCTGGAGGCGATGGAGGAGGGGCAGGTGACCGTCGACGGCGAGACCCACGACCTCCCCTCGCCGTTCTACGTGATCGCGACCCAGAACCCGGTCGAGAGCGAGGGCGCGTTCCCCCTCCCGGAGGCGCAGCTCGACCGGTTCACGATCAAGACCTCCATCGGCTACCCGGACGAGGCGGGCGAACTGGAACTGCTGCGACGGCGCGCGGGCCGCGTCGAGCAGTCCCCGAGCGTCGACCGCGTGCTCGATCCCGACGCCGTGACCGCGCTGCGGGAGGTCCCCGAGTCCGTCCGGGTCGACGACGACCTCCTGCGGTACGCGGCGTCGCTCGCGCGGGCGACCCGCGAGGACCGCCGCGTCGAGGCCGGCGTCTCCCCGCGCGGCACGCAGCGGCTCTTCGAGACGGCGCGGGCGGCCGCGGTGATCGCCGGCCGGGAGTTCGTCACCCCGGACGACGTGAAGCGCGTCGCGGAGCCGACGCTCGCCCACCGGCTCGTGTTGACGCCGGACGCCGCGGTCAACGACGTGGACGAGCGCGACGTGATCGCCGACGTGCTCGACCGGATCACGGTGCCGACGGTCGACGCGCCCGAGGCGTGA